A stretch of Paucidesulfovibrio gracilis DSM 16080 DNA encodes these proteins:
- a CDS encoding ABC transporter ATP-binding protein — translation MQPLLQVQNLCVEFAMRNQVLRALRDVSFTVGKGERVGLVGESGAGKTLTGFSILNLISKPGYISGGSILFEGNDLADLTIEQIRDIRGNRISMIFQDPMMTLNPVLTIRTQMVETILAHKNVSEKQAEEIALDKLRRVYIPSPEKRLNQYPHEFSGGMRQRIVIAISLLTDPGLIIADEPTTALDVTIQAEIMDLLLELCRDDDMGLLLITHDLAVVSEVTQKIAVMYAGRIVEMGETRSVVDSPEHPYTKGLIAALPQSCEKGQRLLQIPGIMPSLANLPSGCSFHPRCELCQDICKHEVPVLETKASGRQVACFMVK, via the coding sequence ATGCAGCCGTTGCTTCAAGTTCAAAACCTCTGCGTGGAGTTTGCCATGCGCAACCAAGTCCTGCGGGCATTGCGCGATGTAAGCTTCACGGTCGGCAAAGGCGAACGCGTCGGACTCGTGGGTGAATCCGGCGCTGGGAAGACCCTCACCGGCTTTTCCATCCTGAATCTGATCAGCAAACCCGGATACATCTCCGGCGGATCCATCCTTTTTGAAGGAAACGACCTCGCCGATCTGACCATTGAACAGATCCGCGACATCCGGGGCAACCGCATCTCCATGATCTTCCAGGATCCCATGATGACCCTCAACCCAGTGCTGACCATCCGCACCCAGATGGTGGAAACCATTCTCGCGCACAAAAACGTCAGCGAAAAGCAGGCCGAGGAAATCGCCCTGGACAAACTGCGCCGGGTCTACATTCCATCGCCGGAAAAACGCCTGAATCAATACCCCCACGAATTTTCCGGGGGCATGCGCCAGCGTATCGTCATCGCCATTTCCCTGCTCACGGACCCGGGGCTGATCATCGCGGATGAACCGACCACGGCCCTGGACGTGACCATTCAGGCCGAAATCATGGACCTGCTTTTGGAATTGTGCCGGGACGATGACATGGGGCTTTTGCTGATTACCCACGACCTGGCCGTCGTCAGCGAAGTGACCCAAAAAATCGCGGTCATGTACGCGGGGCGCATCGTGGAAATGGGCGAAACCCGCAGCGTGGTGGACTCTCCCGAGCACCCCTACACCAAGGGACTCATCGCAGCACTTCCCCAAAGCTGTGAAAAAGGGCAACGCCTGCTCCAAATTCCGGGCATCATGCCGTCCCTGGCGAATCTGCCTTCGGGCTGTTCCTTCCACCCCCGGTGCGAACTCTGCCAGGACATCTGCAAGCACGAAGTGCCCGTGCTCGAAACCAAGGCCTCCGGACGACAGGTGGCCTGCTTCATGGTGAAATGA
- a CDS encoding ABC transporter permease has product MQTRSRWRRFRESYFLHDFLHDKIAVTSFVVFAILLILGLGAPLFSSSNPYDPSTYDLLNAEQAPAFMEEGQNQFPLGTDAQGRDMYSTMLYGMRVSLIIGFGAVAMQAIIGIVVGLMSGYFGGRIDSALMRLADVQLSFSSYMVAIFISAIFQAAFGVAMYEKIAIPLLILVIGFAEWPQYARTVRASVLAEKKKEYVEAARVIGLSKRRIMFRHILPNTLSPVFVISTIQVANAIMSEAALSFVGLGMPVTMPSLGSLINVGFEYIFSGSWWITLFPGIVLVVLVLVINLLGDWLRDYLNPKLYKG; this is encoded by the coding sequence ATGCAGACCAGAAGCAGATGGCGCCGATTCCGCGAGTCCTACTTCCTGCACGACTTCCTGCATGACAAAATTGCTGTTACCAGCTTCGTCGTGTTCGCAATCCTGCTGATTCTCGGATTGGGCGCACCTCTTTTCTCCTCGTCCAACCCTTATGATCCTTCAACCTACGATCTGCTCAACGCAGAACAGGCTCCCGCCTTCATGGAAGAGGGGCAAAATCAATTCCCGCTGGGAACCGACGCCCAGGGCCGCGACATGTATTCCACCATGCTCTACGGCATGCGCGTGTCCTTGATCATCGGATTCGGGGCCGTGGCCATGCAGGCCATCATCGGCATCGTGGTGGGACTTATGTCCGGATACTTCGGCGGCCGCATTGATTCGGCGCTCATGCGCCTAGCGGATGTGCAGCTCTCCTTTTCCTCGTATATGGTTGCCATCTTCATATCCGCCATCTTCCAAGCCGCCTTTGGCGTGGCCATGTATGAAAAAATAGCCATTCCACTTCTGATTCTCGTGATCGGCTTCGCAGAGTGGCCACAGTACGCCCGAACCGTGCGCGCCTCGGTCCTGGCGGAAAAGAAAAAAGAATACGTGGAGGCCGCACGCGTTATCGGCCTTTCCAAACGGCGCATCATGTTCCGGCACATCCTGCCCAATACGCTCTCCCCCGTGTTCGTCATCTCCACCATCCAGGTGGCCAACGCGATCATGAGCGAAGCGGCCCTCTCCTTCGTGGGCCTGGGCATGCCCGTGACCATGCCGTCCCTCGGCTCACTCATCAACGTGGGCTTCGAATACATCTTCAGCGGCTCGTGGTGGATCACGCTCTTCCCCGGAATCGTGCTCGTTGTGCTGGTGCTGGTCATCAACCTGCTTGGCGACTGGCTCCGCGACTACCTGAACCCCAAACTCTACAAGGGGTAA
- a CDS encoding ABC transporter permease, giving the protein MVAFIIRRILQGMMVMVIIALIGFAIKQSFGDPVREITGISVSAEEREALREELGLNDPFMVQFGRFLYDAAHGDLGQSFFYKKPAMEVIISKAPATLELVFCSAILIVLLSVPLGIYCAIRPKHLFAKFVMGASTVGVSIPVFLTAIMLIYIFSIELHWLPSFGRGETVNLGGWQTGLLTWDGIKHLIMPTVALSSIMLPLFIRLIRSEMMEVLENEYIKYAWAKGLPPLRVWIVHAFRNTLLPVITVGGVQLGIMIAFTILTETVFSWQGMGSMFIQAVERADSSLMVAYLVVVGFIFVVVNTIVDIIYGLVNPTVRITGRK; this is encoded by the coding sequence ATGGTAGCGTTTATCATCAGGCGTATTCTTCAGGGAATGATGGTCATGGTCATCATCGCCCTGATCGGATTCGCCATCAAACAAAGCTTCGGCGATCCGGTTCGCGAAATCACCGGTATTTCGGTTTCTGCCGAGGAGCGCGAAGCACTGCGTGAGGAACTCGGCCTGAACGACCCCTTCATGGTCCAGTTCGGACGGTTTCTCTACGACGCAGCCCACGGTGACCTCGGGCAGTCCTTCTTCTACAAAAAGCCCGCCATGGAAGTCATCATCTCCAAGGCTCCGGCCACATTGGAACTTGTTTTCTGCAGCGCCATTCTCATCGTGCTGCTCTCAGTGCCGCTCGGCATCTACTGTGCGATACGACCCAAACACTTATTCGCAAAATTCGTCATGGGCGCATCAACGGTTGGTGTCTCCATCCCGGTCTTCCTGACCGCCATCATGCTTATCTACATCTTTTCCATCGAGCTGCACTGGCTCCCCTCCTTCGGACGCGGAGAAACCGTCAACCTCGGCGGCTGGCAGACCGGCCTGCTCACCTGGGACGGAATCAAACACCTGATCATGCCCACCGTGGCCCTCTCTTCCATCATGCTGCCGCTGTTCATCCGCCTGATCCGCTCCGAGATGATGGAAGTGTTGGAAAACGAATACATCAAGTACGCCTGGGCCAAGGGACTTCCCCCGCTGCGCGTCTGGATCGTGCATGCCTTTCGCAACACCCTGCTTCCGGTCATCACCGTAGGCGGCGTGCAGCTCGGCATCATGATCGCCTTCACCATCCTCACGGAAACGGTTTTTTCCTGGCAGGGCATGGGATCCATGTTCATCCAGGCCGTGGAACGCGCCGACTCCTCGCTCATGGTGGCCTATCTCGTGGTCGTGGGCTTCATCTTCGTCGTCGTGAATACCATCGTCGACATCATTTACGGTCTGGTAAACCCAACCGTGCGCATCACGGGGAGGAAATAA